A genome region from Neisseria meningitidis includes the following:
- the tgt gene encoding tRNA guanosine(34) transglycosylase Tgt: protein MLKFTLHKKDGYARRGTLELNHGKIETPVFMPVGTYGSVKAMNPQNLHDIKAQIILGNTYHLWLRPGLEVVEQFGGLHGFIGWDKPILTDSGGFQVFSLSDMRKLTEEGCTFKSPINGDKLFLSPEISMKIQTVLNSDIAMQLDECTPGEATREQARKSLQMSLRWAERSKKAFEDLKNPNALFGIVQGAMYEDLREESLKGLEELDFPGLAIGGLSVGEPKPEMYRMLRAVGPILPEHKPHYLMGVGTPEDLVYGVAHGVDMFDCVMPTRNARNGWLFTRFGDLKIKNAKHKLDKRPIDESCTCYACQNFSRAYLHHLHRAGEILGAQLNTIHNLHFYQVIMAEMREAVEQGKFADWQAQFHENRARGTD from the coding sequence ATGCTTAAATTTACCTTACACAAAAAAGACGGATACGCCCGACGCGGCACGCTGGAGTTGAACCACGGCAAAATCGAAACGCCGGTATTTATGCCTGTCGGTACTTACGGCTCGGTTAAGGCGATGAACCCGCAAAACCTGCACGACATCAAGGCGCAAATTATTTTGGGCAACACTTATCATTTGTGGCTGCGTCCGGGCTTGGAGGTCGTCGAACAGTTTGGAGGGCTTCACGGCTTTATCGGCTGGGACAAACCGATTTTGACCGACTCGGGCGGTTTTCAGGTTTTTTCTTTGTCGGATATGCGCAAGCTGACGGAAGAAGGCTGTACGTTTAAAAGCCCGATTAACGGCGACAAGCTGTTTTTATCGCCTGAAATTTCTATGAAAATCCAAACGGTTTTGAACTCGGACATCGCGATGCAGTTGGACGAATGCACGCCGGGCGAGGCGACGCGCGAACAGGCGCGAAAATCGTTGCAAATGAGCCTGCGCTGGGCGGAACGGAGCAAAAAAGCCTTTGAAGATTTGAAAAACCCGAACGCACTGTTCGGCATCGTGCAAGGCGCGATGTATGAAGATTTGCGCGAAGAGTCGCTGAAAGGCTTGGAAGAGCTCGATTTCCCCGGCTTGGCCATCGGCGGCTTGTCCGTTGGCGAACCTAAGCCCGAAATGTACCGCATGTTGCGCGCCGTCGGCCCTATCCTGCCGGAACACAAACCTCATTATTTAATGGGCGTCGGTACGCCTGAAGACTTAGTGTACGGCGTGGCACACGGCGTGGATATGTTCGACTGCGTCATGCCTACTCGCAATGCGCGTAACGGCTGGCTGTTTACCCGTTTTGGCGATTTGAAAATCAAAAACGCCAAACACAAGCTCGACAAGCGTCCGATAGACGAAAGCTGCACCTGCTACGCCTGCCAAAACTTCAGCCGCGCCTACCTGCACCATCTGCACCGCGCCGGCGAAATCTTGGGCGCACAGTTGAACACCATCCACAATCTGCATTTCTACCAAGTCATTATGGCGGAAATGCGCGAAGCCGTCGAACAAGGCAAATTTGCCGACTGGCAAGCACAATTCCACGAAAACCGCGCACGCGGCACAGACTGA
- a CDS encoding sodium:proton exchanger, with amino-acid sequence MPISPVMMPPVTGVPNSHLLFDVAFAVVVLSLLIRGMTIPVMARLLKVAMPNKPEPKDTHDIWLAKKEIVRMSAFKVVAESEAEGHHPDTVEPISDSFGARCFALIRNGIRIEMQSDTVLQAGIWRGTSCPTARSI; translated from the coding sequence GTGCCGATTTCGCCGGTGATGATGCCGCCGGTAACGGGCGTTCCCAATTCGCACCTGCTGTTTGATGTGGCGTTTGCCGTGGTGGTGCTGTCGCTGCTGATTCGGGGAATGACGATTCCTGTGATGGCGCGGCTGTTGAAGGTTGCCATGCCCAACAAGCCCGAACCGAAAGATACGCATGATATTTGGCTGGCGAAAAAGGAAATTGTCAGAATGTCGGCGTTTAAAGTGGTTGCCGAATCTGAAGCGGAGGGACACCATCCCGATACGGTCGAACCGATTTCCGATTCGTTTGGCGCACGCTGTTTCGCATTGATACGCAACGGCATCCGAATAGAAATGCAGTCCGACACCGTGCTTCAGGCGGGGATTTGGCGTGGTACATCCTGCCCGACGGCAAGGTCGATATAG
- the hemH gene encoding ferrochelatase yields MPSEAASDGILPRYPTRTIFQKPIMLPFLPEPSLSYTQQNRTAVLLLNLGTPDAPTAQAVRPYLKSFLTDRRVVELPKWLWYPILHGLVLTLRPKKSAHAYEKIWFKEGSPLEVYTARQAAALAKRMPDLIVRHAMTYGNPSVADVLSELKAQGAGRLLVIPMYPQYAASSSGAAVDKVCEQLLLQRNQMSVRTVSRFYDDTGYIDAMKNHILRYWAEHGRGKKLMLSFHGVPQKHYDLGDPYPDECRHTAKLLAEALELTEDQYVVSFQSQFGRAKWVTPSTQDLFGKLPKQGVTELDVFCPGFLADCLETMEEIALMGREQFYEAGGKSYRYIPCLNDNPDWIDALVALAEENLGGWR; encoded by the coding sequence ATGCCGTCTGAAGCCGCTTCAGACGGCATTTTGCCGCGTTACCCTACCCGCACTATTTTTCAGAAACCGATCATGCTCCCATTCCTTCCAGAACCCTCCCTTTCCTATACGCAACAAAACCGTACCGCCGTTTTGCTGTTGAACCTCGGCACGCCCGACGCGCCGACCGCGCAGGCGGTACGACCTTATCTGAAGTCCTTTCTGACCGACCGGCGCGTCGTCGAACTGCCCAAATGGCTGTGGTATCCCATTCTGCATGGTCTGGTACTGACGCTCCGCCCCAAAAAAAGCGCGCACGCCTATGAAAAAATCTGGTTTAAGGAAGGTTCGCCCTTAGAAGTTTACACAGCACGCCAAGCTGCCGCGCTTGCCAAACGTATGCCCGACCTCATCGTCCGCCACGCCATGACCTACGGCAATCCTTCGGTGGCAGACGTATTGTCGGAACTGAAGGCGCAAGGCGCGGGCAGACTGCTGGTCATCCCGATGTACCCGCAATATGCCGCTTCCAGCAGCGGAGCGGCAGTAGATAAGGTGTGCGAACAATTACTGCTGCAACGGAACCAAATGAGCGTCCGCACCGTTTCGCGCTTTTATGACGATACCGGCTACATTGATGCGATGAAAAACCACATCCTCCGATATTGGGCGGAACACGGACGTGGGAAAAAACTGATGTTGAGTTTTCACGGCGTACCGCAGAAGCACTACGACCTCGGCGACCCCTATCCCGACGAGTGCCGCCACACCGCCAAACTGCTTGCCGAAGCACTGGAACTGACCGAAGACCAATATGTCGTATCGTTCCAAAGCCAATTCGGCAGGGCAAAATGGGTTACACCGAGCACGCAGGATTTGTTCGGCAAACTGCCCAAACAGGGGGTAACCGAGCTGGACGTATTCTGCCCGGGCTTTTTGGCAGACTGTTTGGAAACCATGGAAGAAATCGCCCTGATGGGGCGGGAACAGTTTTATGAAGCAGGCGGCAAAAGCTACCGCTACATCCCCTGCCTCAACGACAATCCCGACTGGATAGACGCACTCGTCGCACTTGCCGAAGAAAACCTTGGCGGCTGGCGTTGA
- the thrS gene encoding threonine--tRNA ligase, producing the protein MLNITLPDGSVRQYESPVTVAQIAASIGAGLAKAAVAGRVNGKLVDACDPIVEDSAVQIITPKDQEGIEIIRHSCAHLVGHAVKQLYPNAKMVIGPVIEEGFYYDIATEKPFTPEDVAAIEARMKELIAQDYDVVKIMTPRAEAIKIFQERGEEYKLRLIDDMPEVEAMGMYHHQEYVDMCRGPHVPNTRFLKNFKLTKLAGAYWRGDSNNEMLQRIYGTAWATKDELKAYIQRIEEAEKRDHRKLGKQLDLFHLQDEAPGMVFWHPKGWALWQVIEQHMRKELNAAGYKEVKTPQIMDKTFWEKSGHWENYKDNMFVTSSEKREYAVKPMNCPGHVQIFNNGLRSYRDLPMRLAEFGSCHRNEPSGALHGLMRVRGFVQDDAHIFCTEDQIVSEARAFNELLVRIYKQFGFHDVSVKLSLRPEQRAGSDDVWDKAEQGLREALTACGVEWGELPGEGAFYGPKIEYHVRDALGRSWQCGTLQLDFVLPERLDAEYVTENNDRARPVMLHRAILGSLERFIGILIENHAGSFPLWLAPVQLVIMNITENQADYCREVAAKLQAAGFRVELDLRNEKIGYKIRDNSQYRFPYQIVVGDKEKQENKVAVRRKAEDLGSLDLDDFIAQLQQEITDALVNH; encoded by the coding sequence ATGTTGAACATTACCTTGCCGGACGGCTCAGTCCGCCAATACGAATCCCCCGTTACCGTGGCTCAAATTGCTGCGTCTATCGGTGCCGGTTTGGCGAAGGCGGCGGTGGCAGGCAGGGTAAACGGCAAATTGGTCGATGCGTGCGACCCGATTGTTGAAGATTCTGCTGTTCAAATCATTACTCCGAAAGATCAGGAAGGCATCGAAATCATCCGCCATTCCTGCGCCCATCTTGTCGGGCATGCCGTCAAGCAACTCTATCCTAATGCAAAAATGGTTATCGGCCCCGTCATTGAAGAGGGCTTTTATTACGACATTGCCACGGAAAAACCGTTTACACCGGAAGATGTTGCCGCCATTGAAGCGCGTATGAAAGAATTGATTGCCCAAGACTATGATGTGGTCAAAATCATGACTCCGCGTGCGGAGGCGATTAAAATTTTTCAAGAGCGCGGCGAAGAATACAAACTGCGCCTGATTGACGATATGCCTGAAGTGGAAGCGATGGGGATGTATCATCATCAGGAATATGTCGATATGTGCCGCGGACCGCACGTTCCGAATACTCGTTTCCTGAAAAACTTCAAACTGACCAAGCTGGCGGGCGCATACTGGCGCGGCGACAGCAACAATGAAATGCTGCAACGCATCTACGGTACGGCTTGGGCGACAAAAGACGAGTTGAAAGCCTATATTCAACGTATCGAAGAAGCCGAAAAGCGCGACCACCGCAAACTTGGCAAGCAATTGGATCTGTTCCATTTGCAAGACGAAGCACCGGGCATGGTGTTTTGGCATCCTAAAGGCTGGGCTTTGTGGCAAGTGATTGAACAGCATATGCGTAAAGAGTTGAATGCTGCCGGTTATAAAGAGGTGAAAACGCCTCAGATTATGGATAAAACTTTCTGGGAAAAATCCGGCCACTGGGAAAACTATAAAGACAATATGTTCGTAACCAGTTCGGAAAAACGCGAATATGCGGTTAAACCGATGAACTGTCCGGGTCATGTGCAAATTTTTAATAACGGTTTGCGCTCATATCGCGATTTGCCGATGCGTTTGGCGGAATTCGGTTCTTGCCACCGCAATGAACCAAGCGGTGCATTGCATGGTCTGATGCGTGTTCGCGGTTTTGTGCAAGATGATGCGCATATCTTCTGTACCGAAGATCAAATCGTCAGCGAGGCCCGTGCGTTCAATGAATTGTTGGTTCGCATCTACAAACAGTTCGGTTTCCATGATGTATCCGTCAAGCTTTCTCTTCGCCCTGAACAACGTGCAGGTTCAGATGACGTGTGGGATAAGGCAGAGCAGGGTTTGCGCGAGGCATTGACTGCCTGCGGCGTGGAATGGGGCGAATTGCCGGGCGAGGGTGCGTTTTACGGGCCTAAAATCGAATATCATGTCAGAGATGCCTTGGGTCGTTCTTGGCAATGCGGTACATTACAACTGGATTTCGTCTTGCCGGAACGCTTGGATGCAGAATATGTAACCGAAAACAATGACCGTGCGCGACCTGTTATGTTGCATCGCGCCATTTTAGGTTCTTTGGAGCGATTTATCGGCATTTTGATTGAGAACCATGCAGGCTCTTTCCCGTTATGGCTGGCTCCGGTTCAATTGGTAATTATGAATATTACCGAAAATCAGGCAGATTATTGTCGGGAAGTGGCTGCCAAATTGCAGGCGGCAGGATTCCGTGTCGAATTGGATTTGCGTAACGAAAAAATCGGTTACAAAATCCGCGACAACAGCCAATACCGTTTCCCTTATCAAATCGTTGTCGGCGATAAGGAGAAGCAGGAAAACAAAGTGGCGGTACGCCGCAAAGCAGAAGATTTGGGTTCTTTGGATTTGGATGATTTCATTGCGCAATTGCAGCAAGAAATCACTGATGCCCTCGTCAATCATTAA